The sequence ATCAAGATCAGTGATTACTCCTGTATCTGCTTGTTGATCTAATAATTCTACTGTTGCTCCTACCAAAGGACCTTCTGATTGTTTGTCCAAAACAATGCCTTTAATGACTCCCGTTTGCGAAAAGCCGACTGCGGTACAAAGAAAAGCGAATATCAAAATGATTTTTTTCATGATACGTTTATTTGATTTTCTTCCAAGATGAAACTATGAATTGGTAAAAAAGACGAAGAAATATTGAGATGTTCTTTTGCGGACTGAAGTGTTATAGGATATTTTGAAAGGGAATAGTGCTATATGCTCACGATCATATTCAACTAAATAATGTTTTGCTACGGTTCAATTCCTTTTTTGACAGTTGATGTGATGAGATTGCAAAGGATATAGTGTCTTATGTATCTTTAACAAATGGCAACAAGCATGTTCAAGAAAAAAGCGGTTAAAAAGTTTTTGTTCCGATGGATGGTGGTCAATGTTGTATATATTCTTATAAAAACTACTGTAAATCATGAGGTTGAAGAGCTAGACACTTTTTTTGCGCCTACAAATATTTTCTACTACAGCACAGCTTTTCTTTTTTTTATGCTCACCTGGGAGTTCAATGACTGGTTGATAAAAAGAGAACGTAATTATGGAAAGCTGAACCTTAAAAATAGTCTGAAAATTTATGCCCAGACCATGGCGTTATTACTGCCATTAAGTGCAGTGATTTATTACTTGGCCTTGTTCCCATTCAGAGAGACTATTGGCATTCACTGTGATGATCCCAAGGTGGAGTTTATGGGCGATTTTCTAAGAGCTGGTTTAATAGGTTCAACGGTGGTATTTTTTAATCTGTTCTATTTTTCAATGAAGCAAAAGGAAGAAATGGATGAACAAATGGAAAATTTAAAGAGGGAAATGTTAGTCTCTAAATATTCTTCGCTAAAAAGCCAGATAAGCCCACATTTTTTGTTTAACAGTTTAAATACCTTAACGTCCTTAATGTACGAAGACCGGGACTTGGCTTCTGACTTTGTGACTAGACTAGCTTCTAGTTACCGTTATATTTTGGATAATAAAGAGGAGGATTTGGTAAGCTTGCAAAAGGAATTAGGGTTTTTAGATGCTTATGTATTTATGATGGAAGTAAGACATAAAAATGCAGTGGTCATAGAAACGGACATCAGGGTTTCTCCAGATCAGTATTGGATTCCTACATTGACTTTACAAATGTTGATAGAAAATGCGTTAAAGCATAATTTGTATTCCAAAGAAAGACCTTTACAAATTTCCATTACTTCTATTGAAAATAATGCACTGGCCATTAAAAACAATCTTAGAAAAAGAGAGTTGAAACAGAAGACAACAAGGCTTGGCCTAGAAA is a genomic window of Flagellimonas sp. CMM7 containing:
- a CDS encoding sensor histidine kinase, translating into MFKKKAVKKFLFRWMVVNVVYILIKTTVNHEVEELDTFFAPTNIFYYSTAFLFFMLTWEFNDWLIKRERNYGKLNLKNSLKIYAQTMALLLPLSAVIYYLALFPFRETIGIHCDDPKVEFMGDFLRAGLIGSTVVFFNLFYFSMKQKEEMDEQMENLKREMLVSKYSSLKSQISPHFLFNSLNTLTSLMYEDRDLASDFVTRLASSYRYILDNKEEDLVSLQKELGFLDAYVFMMEVRHKNAVVIETDIRVSPDQYWIPTLTLQMLIENALKHNLYSKERPLQISITSIENNALAIKNNLRKRELKQKTTRLGLENIKKRYSYYTNKTVLVREDTNSFEVIIPLLDKEVKEINLISVS